The following proteins come from a genomic window of Anabas testudineus chromosome 3, fAnaTes1.2, whole genome shotgun sequence:
- the LOC113174091 gene encoding dentin sialophosphoprotein-like has protein sequence MEVAPYVQDISGHLTSLLASLNRQREQAQFCDCVLRQKQSPGQLYPAHRCILAASSPVLASVLSSTGALVELQAPCLSGSVLALLLDYIYTGALPCSCTQQQYCNLLTAARHLQMDKLQEALCAWQETEVNITDKTNTSTGNENQTYENIISSERQTADTFNKYLPLTCSIDARRNLEDADTCSVQRTARSVKRVKVDTYAETKVHSASLDPCVKEAETDTCGASCTTGANDCSGKDAGTLGGNTCSMSESSGNTGNCRHVTHGTLQNVIQNTSSTTEGYGVSRVDKDKQKDQFHSAGTIKPETWQNTTDEEIVRTDEGTRSSSSPSSSLPHPCCGAVPVICHSSRAAMHSAQMSTMPAFHAVSQASVDSSRAPPSRSASSENEITVEGRTTEQKKHYDLEDLDYTNKRDHTGRESWDSNDGSDQCASQDLCYRSNMDQSDTAYKEHLGDDSVLKHKVCNSFIREVKYSLDDLPSKHQRPDMSVGYDVSMAAAAEQHADNFPLPVKDSDTRSDPYCEDFCPKREAKEEHIYTSKCSAETDRRNSNCNVYRPTADWYPRLNRAETNTQDAASGQHEIVSDTRDTATEDNPPKSSLDDVTGQLSAFEANTSLDFENISDSESSEPHFSFTIPADGNMSDPMYSAVGQSYHGHVHYHCVPQEDTLLLHGDSDHKYSHQSYPDSDQFSEEEETIASTGHSPLRQHFSMGATDQFLLLDISTKHAELLVSYKHRADQENKGIAFDKNTFGTEIRDNNREQRNEATSGVDKRNTGAMTTFGPECFDEAWKSVGREQSRSRAEVKNKAGVMVEVSKLEEGENQTSTSRVCSAPTVPESAQASMSSTLSVCIPSTLPASMSTNISAHLSTPVHQAFQCSLCDRSFSQRGSLNRHVRSHLGVRPFPCPRCPMTFSRQYRVTEHMRVHQRCTLGNDFPHPPASSI, from the exons ATGGAG GTTGCACCCTATGTCCAGGACATTAGTGGCCACTTAACATCGCTGCTGGCAAGTCTCAACCGCCAGAGAGAACAAGCTCAgttctgtgactgtgtgctcagacagaaacagagccCAGGTCAACTTTACCCTGCACACAG GTGTATTCTGGCAGCTTCCAGTCCAGTGTTGGCATCTGTCTTGTCCTCTACTGGTGCCCTGGTGGAACTGCAGGCTCCATGTCTGTCTGGCTCTGTGCTGGCACTTCTTTTAGACTACATTTACACAGGGGCTTTGCCATGCTCTTGTACCCAGCAACAGTATTGCAATCTGCTCACTGCTGCCCGCCACCTGCAGATGGATAAACTGCAGGAAGCTCTGTGTGCTTGGCAAGAGACCGAGGTGAATattacagacaaaacaaatacttCGACTGGAAATGAGAATCAGacatatgaaaacataattaGTTCTGAGAGACAAACTGCagatacatttaataaatatctgCCTTTAACATGCAGTATTGATGCCCGTAGAAATCTTGAAGATGCAGACACTTGCAGTGTGCAGAGGACTGCGAGGTCAGTGAAGAGAGTCAAAGTAGACACCTATGCTGAAACAAAGGTGCATTCAGCCAGTTTAGATCCATGTgttaaagaagcagaaacagataCGTGTGGAGCTAGCTGTACAACTGGTGCAAACGACTGTAGTGGAAAAGATGCTGGTACTTTGGGTGGAAACACCTGTAGTATGTCTGAAAGTAGTGGAAATACAGGTAACTGCAGACATGTAACCCACGGGACGCTTCAAAATGTGATTCAAAATACTTCTAGCACCACTGAAGGGTACGGTGTGTCTAGAGTGGACAAAGACAAGCAAAAGGATCAGTTTCATTCAGCTGGGACTATAAAACCAGAGACTTGGCAGAACACCACAGATGAGGAAATAGTGAGGACAGATGAGGGCACGAGGAgttcctcctcaccctcctcctcatTACCACACCCGTGCTGTGGGGCAGTTCCTGTCATTTGTCACAGTAGCAGAGCAGCTATGCACTCAGCACAAATGTCTACTATGCCTGCTTTCCATGCTGTTTCCCAGGCCTCAGTCGACTCCAGCAGGGCCCCTCCTTCACGATCAGCAAGCTCAGAAAATGAGATCACTGTTGAAGGTAGAAccactgaacaaaaaaaacactatgaCTTAGAAGATCTTgattacacaaacaaaagagacCACACTGGAAGAGAGAGTTGGGATTCCAATGATGGTTCAGATCAATGTGCATCACAGGACCTATGTTACAGATCCAATATGGATCAATCTGACACGGCGTACAAAGAACATCTTGGAGATGATTCAGTTTTAAAGCATAAGGTTTGCAACAGTTTTATTAGGGAAGTGAAGTATAGTTTGGATGATTTGCCCTCCAAACATCAACGACCTGATATGTCAGTTGGTTACGATGTCTCAATGGCTGCTGCAGCGGAGCAGCACGCAGATAATTTTCCACTTCCTGTGAAGGACTCAGACACGAGAAGTGATCCTTATTGTGAAGATTTCTGTCCGAAAAGAGAAGCGAAAGAGGAACACATTTACACTAGCAAGTGTTCGGCTGAAACGGACAGACGCAACTCCAACTGTAACGTCTATAGGCCAACGGCAGATTGGTACCCAAGACTGAACAGagctgagacaaacacacaagatgCTGCTTCTGGCCAGCATGAAATTGTCTCAGACACCAGAGACACAGCTACAGAAGACAACCCACCGAAATCAAGTTTGGATGATGTCACTGGTCAACTGTCTGCATTTGAAGCCAACACATCTCTGGATTTTGAAAATATCTCAGACTCTGAATCCTCAGAACCACACTTTTCTTTTACAATTCCTGCTGACGGCAACATGTCTGACCCCATGTATAGTGCCGTGGGGCAGTCATATCATGGACATGTGCATTATCACTGTGTACCCCAGGAAGACACACTCTTATTACATGGAGACTCTGACCACAAATACTCCCACCAGAGCTACCCTGATTCAGATCAGTtcagtgaagaggaggagaccaTTGCAAGTACAGGTCACAGTCCACTGAGGCAGCACTTTTCTATGGGGGCTACAGACCAGTTTTTACTGCTGGACATTAGCACCAAACATGCAGAGTTGCTCGTGTCctacaaacacagagctgaccaagaaaataaaggaattgcatttgacaaaaacacatttgggACTGAAATCAGGGACAATAACAGAGAGCAAAGGAATGAGGCAACGTCAGGGGTCGACAAGAGAAACACTGGAGCCATGACAACATTTGGGCCTGAGTGTTTTGATGAAGCTTGGAAATCTGTTGGTAGAGAGCAAAGCAGGTCAAGAGCTGAGGTTAAAAATAAAGCTGGGGTTATGGTGGAGGTTTCCAAGCTTGAAGAGGGTGAGAACCAGACCAGTACATCGAGAGTTTGTTCAGCTCCTACTGTGCCAGAGTCTGCACAAGCCTCTATGTCATCTACCTTGTCTGTCTGCATACCTTCCACCCTTCCAGCTAGCATGTCAACAAATATATCAGCTCATCTGTCAACTCCCGTTCACCAAGCTTTCCAGTGTTCTCTGTGTGACCGTTCCTTCAGCCAACGAGGCTCTCTGAATAGACATGTGCGGAGCCACCTTGGAGTGCGGCCTTTTCCTTGTCCCCGCTGCCCCATGACCTTTTCACGCCAGTACCGTGTCACAGAGCATATGCGTGTTCACCAGCGCTGCACTCTGGGAAATGACTTTCCCCATCCCCCTGCCTCCTCAATTTga
- the LOC113174094 gene encoding membrane-spanning 4-domains subfamily A member 4D-like yields the protein MSVQLYSASGSGGKEASIQGTTVGGSKPLHRFIKGQPKIVGIIVLILGASSFIINVAMNASFSIYYIGTDILLNFIVGSLFITSGILFILTEHNPTKKIVTASLALSIVTILVAFWSTLSLVVHIEPYSHYGHFYYSADNTTENNDAVWQQDSETIGAIMELIFTFYNLVGIIIFIVMSCFAGAALRSTKSQAVVVMTTAPPETPAE from the exons ATGTCTGTCCAGCTGTACTCAGCCAGTGGATCAGGTGGGAAGGAAGCAAGTATCCAAGGCACCACGGTCGGGGGCAGCAAACCTCTGCATCGTTTCATTAAGGGGCAACCCAAGATTGTTGGc ATCATAGTTCTGATCTTGGGTGCGTCCTCCTTCATCATTAACGTGGCGATGAATGCCAGCTTTTCAATTTACTACATTGGGACAGACATTCTACTGAACTTCATAGTGGGATCACTG TTCATCACATCAGGGATTCTGTTCATTCTGACAGAGCACAACCCAACTAAAAAAATT GTCACTGCGTCCTTGGCCCTAAGTATTGTGACCATACTCGTGGCATTTTGGAGCACCTTGAGCTTGGTAGTTCACATAGAACCCTACAGCCACTACGGGCACTTTTACTATTCTGCAGACaatacaacagaaaataatgatgCAGTTTGGCAACAAGACTCTGAG accaTAGGGGCAATTATGGAATTGATCTTCACCTTCTACAATTTAGTTGGTATCATCATTTTCATCGTAATGTCTTGTTTTGCCGGAGCAGCTCTGCGTTCCACAAAGAGTCAG GCCGTCGTAGTGATGACCACTGCACCACCTGAAACACCAGCTGAATGA
- the LOC113174095 gene encoding uncharacterized protein LOC113174095 — protein sequence MSVQLYSASGSGGNEASIQGTTVGGSKPLHRFIRGQPKIVGIIALILGASSFIVSMTIYSSLPIHYIWTAIPPGFIVGSLFIISGILFILTEHNPTKKTVTLSLAFSIVAILGAVWSVWHMIPDLVHGFHYRNHQYIDEHSSEADNRWLSNSMAMGLSLEIIFTFYNLVGIIIFIVMSCFAGAALRSTKSQAVVVMTTAPPETPAE from the exons ATGTCTGTCCAGCTGTACTCAGCCAGTGGATCAGGTGGGAATGAAGCAAGTATCCAAGGCACCACGGTCGGGGGCAGCAAACCTCTGCATCGTTTCATTAGGGGGCAACCCAAGATTGTTGGc aTCATAGCTCTGATTTTGGGTGCGTCCTCCTTCATTGTTTCCATGACCATATATTCCAGCTTACCGATTCACTACATTTGGACAGCCATTCCACCGGGCTTTATAGTGGGATCACTG TTCATCATATCAGGGATTCTGTTCATCCTGACAGAGCACAACCCAACTAAAAAAACT GTCACCCTATCTTTGGCATTCAGCATTGTGGCCATACTCGGGGCAGTTTGGAGTGTCTGGCATATGATACCCGACTTGGTGCATGGTTTCCACTACAGGAACCACCAATATATTGACGAACATTCATCAGAGGCTGATAATAGATGGCTTTCAAATTCTATg gccaTGGGGTTATCTCTGGAAATTATCTTCACCTTCTACAATTTAGTTGGTATCATCATTTTCATCGTAATGTCTTGTTTTGCTGGAGCAGCTCTGCGTTCCACAAAGAGTCAG GCCGTCGTAGTGATGACCACTGCACCACCTGAAACACCAGCTGAATGA